The following are encoded in a window of Physeter macrocephalus isolate SW-GA chromosome 9, ASM283717v5, whole genome shotgun sequence genomic DNA:
- the LOC102978330 gene encoding LOW QUALITY PROTEIN: polyadenylate-binding protein 4-like (The sequence of the model RefSeq protein was modified relative to this genomic sequence to represent the inferred CDS: inserted 3 bases in 3 codons) produces the protein MNAATSSYPMAXLHVGALGSDVTEAILYGKLSPAGPVLSIRVCRDMITCCSQGYAYVNFQQPADTEWALDTMNFDMIRLKPIRIMWSQKDPSLRNSGVGNVFIKNLDKSIGNKALSDTFSAFGNILSCKVVCDENGSKGYAFVHFETQEAADKAIEKVNGMLLNDRKVFVGRFKSRKEWDAELGAKAKEFTNVYFKNFGEEVDDESLKELFSQFGKTLLSVKVMRNPSGKSKGFGFVSYEKHENANKAVEELNGKEISVKVIFVGCAQKKVERQAVLKRKFEQLKQERISRYQGVNLYIKNLDDTIDDEKLRKEFSPFGSITSAKVMPEDGRSKGFGFVCFSCPEEATKAVTEMNGRIVGSKPVYVALAQRKEERKAHLTNQYMQRAAGIRVLPTNGILNQFQPAAGGYFVPAVPQAXGRPPYYTPNQLAQMRPNPRWQQGGRPQVFQGMPSAIRQSGPCPALRHLALTGSAPASRSLPATAQRVGSECPDHLAMDFDGAGAAQQGPTDSCQSGGVPTAGQNLAPRAAVAASAARAVAPYKYASSVRSPHPAIQPLQALQPVVHAQGQELLTTAMLAAAPPXEQKQMLGKHLFPLIQTMHSNLAGKITGMLLEIDISELLHMLESPESLRSKVDEAVAVLQAHHAKKEAAQKVGAIAAATS, from the exons atgaATGCTGCGACCAGCAGCTACCCCATGG TCCTGCACGTGGGTGCCCTGGGCTCGGACGTCACCGAGGCCATCCTGTACGGAAAATTAAGTCCTGCGGGGCCTGTGCTGTCCATCCGGGTCTGCCGCGATATGATCACCTGCTGCTCCCAGGGTTATGCCTACGTCAACTTCCAGCAGCCGGCTGACACTGAGTGGGCCTTGGATACCATGAACTTTGATATGATTAGGTTAAAGCCAATCCGTATCATGTGGTCTCAGAAGGATCCTTCTTTGAGAAACTCTGGCGTGGGAAATGTTTTCATCAAGAACCTGGACAAATCTATAGGTAACAAGGCACTTTCTGatactttttctgcttttggaaaCATTCTGTCCTGCAAGGTGGTGTGTGATGAGAACGGCTCTAAGGGCTATGCCTTTGTCCACTTCGAGACCCAGGAGGCTGCCGACAAGGCCATAGAGAAGGTGAATGGCATGCTCCTCAATGACCGCAAAGTGTTTGTGGGAAGATTCAAGTCTCGAAAAGAGTGGGATGCTGAGCTTGGAGCCAAAGCCAAGGAATTCACCAATGTTTATTTCAAAAACTTTGGGGAGGAGGTGGATGATGAGAGTCTGAAAGAGCTATTCAGCCAGTTTGGTAAGACTCTTTTAAGTGTCAAGGTGATGAGAAATCCCAGTGGGAAATCCAAAGGCTTTGGCTTTGTGAGTTACGAAAAACACGAGAATGCCAATAAGGCCGTGGAAGAGttgaatggaaaagaaatcagTGTGAAAGTCATTTTCGTCGGCTGTGCACAGAAGAAAGTGGAACGGCAGGCCGTATTAAAGCGAAAATTTGAACAGCTGAAACAGGAGAGAATTAGTCGCTATCAGGGCGTGAATCTCTACATTAAGAACTTGGATGACACCATTGATGATGAGAAGTTAAGGAAAGAGTTTTCTCCTTTTGGATCAATCACCAGTGCCAAGGTGATGCCGGAGGATGGGAGAAGCAAAGGGTTTGGCTTTGTCTGCTTCTCATGCCCTGAAGAGGCAACCAAAGCAGTCACGGAGATGAACGGACGCATCGTGGGCTCCAAGCCAGTGTATGTCGCCCtggcccagagaaaggaagagagaaaggctCACCTGACCAACCAATATATGCAGCGGGCGGCCGGGATTAGAGTGCTCCCCACCAATGGCATCTTAAATCAGTTCCAGCCTGCAGCTGGGGGCTACTTTGTGCCAGCAGTTCCACAGG ATGGAAGACCTCCATATTATACACCTAACCAGTTAGCACAGATGAGGCCTAATCCACGCTGGCAGCAAGGTGGGAGACCTCAAGTCTTCCAAGGAATGCCAAGTGCTATACGCCAGTCTGGGCCTTGTCCAGCTCTTCGCCATCTGGCTCTAACTGGTAGTGCTCCGGCCTCTCGCAGCCTCCCTGCTACTGCTCAGAGAGTCGGGTCTGAGTGCCCGGACCACTTGGCTATGGACTTTGATGGGGCTGGTGCCGCCCAGCAAGGGCCAACTGACAGCTGCCAGTCTGGAGGTGTTCCCACAGCTGGGCAGAACCTAGCGCCTCGTGCTGCTGTTGCTGCCTCTGCTGCTCGGGCTGTTGCACCTTACAAATACGCCTCCAGTGTCCGCAGCCCTCACCCCGCCATCCAGCCCCTGCAGGCACTCCAGCCTGTGGTCCATGCGCAGGGTCAGGAGCTGCTGACCACCGCCATGCTGGCCGCAGCACCCC AGGAACAGAAGCAGATGCTGGGTAAACATTTGTTCCCTCTCATCCAGACGATGCACTCAAACCTGGCTGGGAAGATTACGGGGATGCTGCTGGAGATTGACATCTCGGAGCTGCTGCACATGCTGGAGTCCCCCGAGTCTCTCCGCTCCAAGGTGGATGAAGCTGTGGCGGTCCTACAGGCTCATCATGCCAAGAAAGAAGCTGCCCAGAAGGTGGGCGCTATCGCTGCTGCTACCTCTTAG